The Puntigrus tetrazona isolate hp1 chromosome 9, ASM1883169v1, whole genome shotgun sequence genome includes the window tttgaataaaaatatttaattttacattgttaaatTTAGTGTTATGCaattgtaaattataaaaaaaataggtttaCTTAGTATGTTCTTTACTAATACCGCCATTTTAAGTTAGACATAATCAAACAACTCTATTTTTCAGTCTCACTGGAGTTTCTCCTTTTGCTGGAGAAAACGACCGCAGTTCTGTTCTCAACATCAGGAACTACAATGTAGCTTTTGAAGAAAGCATGTTTACCGACCTCTGCCATGAAGCTAAGGGATTCGTCATTAAACTGCTGGTGGCTGATAGATTGTAAGTGGAATCTACGGTGCTTATCTGCAGCACCACACTCCTGTTGATAATTTATTGTTGAGAAAATAATTTCTACTGCTAAGAGTGCTTTGTGTTAACTGGCAAtttgtttaatgttgttttatctGCAGGAGACCCGATGCTAATGAATGTCTTCGACACCCCTGGTTCAAGGTAACGAAAGAGTAGAAGAGTAAAGAAATAGACCCATGTCTATgcaaatatgttatttaaattaatacaacattgttaatttaggtttttaacattttagatcaaagtatttattgtaagcagttatttactttggtttttataatacatatttcattCTTTTAGACCCTGAATAAGGGTAAAAACATCAGCACAGAGTCCCTCAAAAAGTTTATGTCCAGGAGAAAATGGCAGGTAAGGTGATTACCATGGTGACTGCTGTTCTGTTCAGTATTTAAGACATTGTAGATTCTTTTAGCATGTCATTGTAACAATGATTGCATATCTCTTTTAGCGATCTCTTATCAGCTATAAATCTAAGATGGTGATGAGGTCTGTACCCGAGTTACTGGATGACTCCTCCAGCCATATTTCTATTGCTGTTCCACGACATCTGAAACAAGGctcaccaccaccatcatcatcttcaGACTCGGATGAAGACATTGATGAGCTACCTTTTATCCCAATGCCCATGAACATGGAATTCTCAGGTTCTAGAATGTCACTGACTGAAATTGTAGGGGATGATGAAATGACAGGTAGACTGAATGGAAATTCTGAGAGGTCTGCTTCAAGCCATCAGAAGTCAGAGCCCATGGAAGTGGAGAtgtcagagaaagagagtggaGATGCAGCTGCTAGGGGTAGAGCCAGGAAGAGGTCAACACAAGATGATGAAAAAGGTTCATCTGATGAAGAACCAGCAGAATTGGCCAAACGAGCAGAACACGCAAAGAGACCAATGCGCAGAGGTTCAAGCATGGAGTCCGATGAGCCAGAGGGAGCACGTCGCAGAGGAGAATTACGCAGAGGGAGCTCGGCTGACAGTGCCCTACAGCTCCACATAAAACCAGAGGAGGGCACAGAAGAAAGCTCTACCGATGGCAGTAGAGTTCTACAGAAATCAGTGTCGATGGAGCTTCCAAGGAGAAGCCCAAGTCCAGGAGCTGCAAAGCTGAGCCAGGAAGACTATGCCCTGAAATTGGAACTTATGAGGCAGAGACTTCTAAGGGGTGGCTCTGTAGACAACAAGATGAGTGGATTACGAGGCCCGTTGCTGGAGACATTAGGCATGGGGGATGAGAAGCGCTTTGTTCGGGGGTCTCGCCTCAGTAACCCTCCACTTGTTAGAGCAGCATCCAGCGAGTCTCCTAGAGATGATATCCCAAAGACCAAAATACTCCGCAAGAGTGCTTCCTTCAGCCAGGGTGATTCAGAGCCCATGCCCCTGCACCGACGGATGGGAGCACCTCTAGAGATCCCACTGGCACAAATAGAAGAGAGACGACTGCAGGAAGCTGTATCTATGTCGGCTCTCACAGAGCCAGTCAAAGATTCTCGCCCCATTACCCCAAAAATTCATACCCCAGAACCAGAGAGacgtgagaaagaaaaaaatgaggaaaagGAGTCTGTGGTCTACAAGGACCATAAATCCACAGAAGTCATTGTTGTGCCAAAAACTCATGCAGATGAATCTAAGAGCGTTGATCAGAAATCTTGGGAGACTGATGCACAAGAGAAGGTCCAGAGCAAGTTAGAGGAGCCCAGTGAAAAGTCTCAAAAAGTGGATGAAATTAAGTTGAAGGCCTCCGTAGTAGAGGAAACAattgaggaagaggaagaaagagaggatAAAGAACCAGAGAAAGAAGTGGAGCCTCCAGCTCCAGAGATTGAGGTTAAAGAATTTGAGGATGAAGTAAAGGCATCGCCAAGGTCTCCAGAGGTTACCATTACCACCAGCTCAATCATGGTGACCCCAACAGCTGCCCCAGCTCCCAGCCCCCAGAGTGTCGTCTCAACCTATGTGACTCCATCACTTCCTGCACGTACAGTGCTCCCAGATGGTAGAGTGTCTGCATATGCTAGTATCATGCAGACCATCATGGTACCATCTAGCCAACCTGATCCTATTCCTGTGCCTTCACCTACACCAACACCAACAACCAGCCCACCATCAGTTCCAGTCTATGCACCCATTTCCAGACACATCTCTGAACCAACCCTTGTGTCAACTTCTTCATCCAAACCAGACCTTCACCAGACCACTGAACATCCTGCAGTCTTTTCTCGGGTTGCCTCAACAGAACATCCTCCTAAAGAGCCAAGTCCTCCTAAGACTCCCACTCGTGCCTCCCCTAAGCGAGAACCATCTCCTGGAAGCAACATTCAGGACCTTGCATCTGAGGAGGTCTTTGAAGCTCGCTTCAAGAAGCGTGAATCCTCTCTAACTCGTAGTCTTAAGCGCTTCTCATTCCAGAAGACGGAAGAAAAGCCTTCAACCATTGCTCCAGAAACTGCAGAGGAAATGTATCGTCCAGGCCCAATTGGTGCACCCTTACAATTTGTACCAAGGCGGTTAGAGGAGAAGTCCAAGTCAGTTCAGGATCTTCGTGAGGCGGAGAAGGACCCTGGGTTCATGAGGAGACTCTCAATGCGCTTAAAAAGAACCCCATCAGTAGAGAGGCAGGAAGAGAAGCTCAAAGAAGAGGAAGCTTCAGCACCCAGGCGTCGTCTGTCCTGGGCACTGGGACGAAGGGGATcccaagaaaagaaagagattgAGATGGTGAGGTTGGATGGAGGTCCTGAACCTCCCCCAGAGCCTGAGTCCAAAGCACCCTCAGAGTCACCAATTCTTGCCATGCGCAAGAAAATTGGCAGTACCATGGCAAGCTTATCCACAAGGATTAGGAGCCACTCTGAGGACAGGAAAGATGATAATGAAATCAAGATGGAGAAGAGGACACCTATTTTCACAAAACTGCGTCGTTCGACCTCAGAGGGTGGCAGTCTTAAGAGGATGGGTGTCCCACAGAACCAACTTGCTGCCCAATCAGGGAAAGGGACCTCATCGGAATCACTCGATTCCATGTCAAGCATCCAGTCAGAATCAGCTATAAAAAgtatgggtttttttgttgttaatttgttattttttttgttaattttactATTCCTTTGTGttgtataaaagcaaaaatttgtTTTCCAGGTGCAGAAATTGAGCGTAGATCGCGATGGGACCGCTGGGGGTTGATGAGGGGAAAAAGAGACAAGACGGTTTCCCAACCAGACATCCCAGCTTCCATTGCCAGAGAGAATGGCTCTCTCCGCTCTCGCCAGTACACGCCTCTAACTTCCGGTATgtcattttatgcatttcacAGTAACTTGTGCACAAAAGGAGACACCTATTTCATTACATTCAGACCTGTTTTACAGATTTACATGAATGATAAATGAATCAATTATGCATATGGATTTGCTTTGGCACAGCTGTGGGAGATAAATTATAGTGCCTGACTAGctaatctttttttctgaatctcTCAACAATTAGACTTCCCTCCTGTGTTCCATATCAAACTAAGGGACCACGTTCTCTTGGAGGGAGATCCCGTCACTCTCAGCTGCCTCCCTGCTGGCAGTCCTCACCCACGCATCTCATGGATGAAAGGTCTGATTCAAATTGAAATATAAGCTTATGTGGGACTAAAGATAATATAATCTGACATAAATGGAGTGCAATATCCTTAACCGaatatactgaatataaaataactttacaATAATTGTAAGTGTATTATCTCAGTGCAGTAGAGGTTTTGTTCCCTATATTGGCTTCATGTTGTATCTGTAGAAATGAGTTCTTTCACATTATACCGTCTCAGCCAATATGgagtactaaaaaaaaattattatacgCATATATTTCTtggtatattgttttttaaaagtatctgTGCTGCCCTAAACCATTATTCTAGGTGCATTAATAGCAATTGTGCTGACAAAAGGaaacctatttattttttgactatATATAGAAAGATCTCTTTTTCACCTCAAAGTAAATGTCACCTCAAAGTAATGTCACCAAAGTCAGAGtcttaaatgtcaaaattaacaTTAGAGCACACCAGGTTGTGGCTTTGAGATTATGATTTTGAAACAAGTTAAAGTTCccagtttaacattttttgtttttcaactttGTGTATTGTCAGATAAGAAGCCACTTGAGATCGACCCAAGAATGAACATGATATCCTGCCCTGACGGGAGACAGCTGCTGATGATTATGAAGACCACCAAGAAGGATGCAGGGCTTTATGAATGTGTGGCTTCAAATGCAATGGCTTCTGTCACCAGCTCATGCATTGTGTCTCTTGCTCGTAAGTTTCATACAAGAACAATCAGAAAGAAAGCTAATGAGAAAGTCTGGCTGATAGGGAAGGAGAATAGATGGTTTAATGAGAAATAGATTGAGAAACCAAACAGAATTTTAGATGTTATCCACGGCCATTAAATATTCTGCTGGGGAAAGTTTATGTATAAATTGCAGCAATGCATAATTAAACAAGAATGATCATCAATGCACTAGTAAAACTCAAAACTTGCTGACAATTTCTGACATACTCTCTCTCAAACTTGATGTGTTAcggaaaatgaatgaaatatatcATTGAAAAGGAATGTGATCAGGTCATTTTGTTTACAGAGAAGCACTGTTAGTGTTAAAACCCCttaaaagagaaataagaagagaatggCTACAGTGTTCTCAGAAAAGTAAAGTCTATAACAGAGATGAAAGTGGGACACTTTCAGAAcagttaaatttattttttaagagttAGTGCATAACTCATCACAGCAAGACACAGGAAGGAGCTCTTTTAGCCTTGAGAAACAGAAATGCCATTGGCTTTTTACCATTGTGAGCAGGCTAATGCACTGCTTATCGTTGTGCAAAGCTATTTTCCTCTAGAACAGCAGGCAATAAATTATTCACTCCTTTTTGTGGTTCACAAAGCTGATTAATATGGAAAGGTGACTTGCTAGCAGAGGTGCGAATATTATGTAGTTGCTGTACCTggtctttgttttctttctttctttctttcttacgtTAATATCTGAAATGTGGATATCATAATAATAACCCTTTATCTGCAAAATTCCATGGTAAACGAGATGTGGAAAATCATGTGACTTTccatatcaaatataaaattttctCTTGATGTTCATCATTTGTGAGTGCGGTTCCTATTCAGTTTGCACTAAAGTTAGAATcctacatttactttttttccccttgtttttaaaagaagtatcTTATGATcaataaaacagtaacattagcaaaactaaattttttagcagccattactccactTTTTAGAgtcacttgatccttcagaattcattctaatatgctgtttttgcatttaagaAACAGTATTATCATATGTTTTATGTaactttatacatttctttactgTCTTTCTTGATAGGTTTGATGCCATCgctaaataaagtattatttaaagtataaatacatttctaaaaaatgatttaaaccaaatatttgaatgttttttttcagaagacaTATCAACCAAGAGAATTTCTAGTAGtaaacacttattattattttgtaggtCTGCCTAATAGTCCTGGGACTCCTGAGGTGCCTCAGAAGTATAAAAACACAGCTCTGGTGGTATGGAGACCCTCAGACACTACAGCACCATGCACCTACTCTCTGGAGAGGAAGACAGAGGGTTAGTGGACAGCATTCTTTGATTATTTAAAGCGAGATTCATAAAGTATACTGTTGAAACGAttttcagttatgttttgtccaaatgtaaaaaataaattaatgtggAGGAGAATGTAGATGAaagattgttattattttttcagctcTACTGCCCTCTTTTGGAAAGGATGAGTGTTGCAACCGATTCTTATTCTTTACAAGtaacaatgcaatatttattttcgtAGGCGAGACTAACTGGCTGATAGTAGCCACCGGTGTGGCTGACTGTTACTACAATGTCACGGACCTTCCGACTGGTGCCGCATACAGGTTCAGAGTGGCCTGTGTGAACAAGGCTGGCCAGGGACCTTACAGCAGTCTGTCTGAAAAAATCATTCTGGACTCAACAGGTGCACAGAAGCTTTTACCTACACCATGCTTCTTAACAATTTTGTGCTGTCAGCAGCCAATAATTTACTAAACGAagccatttttactttttacccatatttaatgcatttttgggtTATAGTGCTATCagagtatttacattttaaaatatgttaaaatagaaaatgtcatTACACATGTTACATACCACTGTAATAAcgataaattatgcataattacatgcaagtaaccctaagccaaaccctaaccatatagtaagttcatatagttaattaatattactcagtactttaattacactgtaacaagtgcatcttaaaatatgtgcaaattataaagtgtaaataataatatttcataatattactgtttttactgtattttttatcaaataaataccaCCTTAAATGagactttatttaaaagcattcaaTAAATTTGTACACACTTTTTAGCAGTGGCGTAATGTAACTTTGAACGAAACTTATGCATCTCTGCATCTTCGTTTTTCAAATTCAAAGTGTTTTCAACAGCACCCCAAAAGTCCAGTGGAACAGTTGTTGTCAAAACGCTTTCATCAGCTCCGGCTCCTGCCCCTTCAGTGGTAACATCCAGCATGACTCTACCTGCAATGAAGCCTGCTGCTGTTAAGCAGGCTGCAGCACCAACGGCGACTTCAGCGCCCTCTACAGTCCAGCCGGTAAAGCCTGTGTCTCCTCCCGCTGCACCTGCATCGACTACGACACCTTCCCCTGCCGCCCTTTCCCCGAGTCATCGCATTGTGCCTGACATCCGAACTCCATCCCCTACTGCTCCTACCACAGCTAAAGCTAAGACTACTCTCAACATCACTATGGCCAAACCCTCCCCAGCTTCCCCTGCAGCTCAGGCTCCTCCTGCCAAACCCTCACCGCCCGTGATTCTGCCCAAACCTCAGACCCCTGTGAATGTGGTCTCCCCTCCGTCTCAAACTCCTCCGGTGTCCCCGCCCCCTCTGGTCTCCCCTCCGCCCTCTATTGGCAAGCCTATCTCCTCAGTGCCCATGTATGTCCcgaccaccaccaccaccacagcACATGTGACCCCAGTCACCCCAAACACGCCTTCTCCCTCTCTGTCACCCCCCGTGGTGTTAGTTACAAGTCTGAGTCCCGTAGGGGAGGGTACTGGCACACCCAATCGTACGACTCCAAGCGGAAGAGCCACTCCTTCTGGACGCATCACTCCTACAGGGCGAAGGACCCCTATAGGAAAACCTGGAGACTCGACTCTTAGACAGGGAGTCCCACAGAAACCGTACACATTCATGGATGAGAAAGCAAGGTACATGTGCAATGCAATGAAATGTGGTTTTACATTGTCACAAAATTACGttttattaaatcaacattaaataataaattcaaaataacacCAAATACAAAAGGAGCTGTAAGTAATCCGTATGATATCATAACATGATAAACTATACTAgaacaatttttaataattggcCATTATCGTAATGTAAATcagcttttgttttaataactgtTCCAAGTTTTCTTGatggctatttatttattttacttgtatttaatttcatatttatattttattacttatagtttagtttattttcatttatttaaattttattttattttgcataaatgcatattttattttattatgttatagttgtgaataaacatatttattcacttttattcaCTTTTCTTTCCTGGGAACTTAAGCAAGATAAGACAAGCCAAAGGGTGAAAAACACTTactaccttttattttttaagaatacaCTTAATTTGGACACTTAAGCCaaatttcaatgtttttagACTTTATTACAGAAAATCAAGTGATATTTATTTAAGGAAATATCAACACTTACTTtgattatttttacacattgtatatatttataatttttataagtttttgttgttgttgttgtttgcttgtttttttgtttgttttttttaccagtgACTTACCTGTAAAAATGTTAAGGAAGATCAACTGGTATAAAACACTTAGTAGTCAGGTGCATCTTTTATACAGTGGCCTTTAGCCTTAAAGAACACTTATTTTGAACACTTCAGCCACATTTAAAATCGCATTAATGTTTTTAGACTTTATTACAGAATATCAAgtgatatttattcatttacttaagGAAATAGCAACACTTTTCAtgcaaataattgtaattttttttttctttattatgagACAAATAAATGGTCAACACTGCCCTTGACAGCCATTGATCCCCTTGCATTTTCTTCACCACAGAGGTCGTTTTGGTGTGATCAGAGAGTGTCGGGAAAACGCCACCGGTAATCTGTACATGGCCAAGATTGTGCCGTATGAGCCTGAGAGCAAGCAGGCTGTGTTACAAGAGTACGACATACTAAAGTCCCTCCACCACGAGAAGGTCATGGCTCTGCATGAGGCCTACGTCACCCCACGCTACCTAGTGCTCATCTCTGAGTGCTGCTCAGGGAAAGAGCTGCTCTATAGTCTGATTGACAGGTCAGAGACTGCTGAGTACTTGTCTTTGTACTTAAATCATTGCTTTTCAATCCTTTCCTAACAGTGCATTGCATGGTACTACACAAACACTTGGCTTGATTGTGGATAGAGTGTGGGTTATGTGTACGGTGTTTGGAGACAGAGCTATAAGAAGTATTGAACTGTGTCAAGCCAAAAACAtactaaagttaaaataaaaaggttataTTTGACTGCACATTCTGTCAGAAAATTGTTGTTTACTTTATGTACGAGTTGTTCGAAACTctttgaatttctttcttctgctgaacataaAGGATGATATTTAGAAGAATGTGTTCAACCAAACGTTttttggtccccattgacttccagtATAATTTtttccatactatggaagtcagtagGCATCACTTTCTTCACAATGTCGTCTTTTTATgagtagatgatgacagaattaaaatcatttaaaataccaaaataatctttttggtaacactttattttgatagcccACTTAGTACACTGtgtgcttgattttttttcacgctttattttcatgggtccacaacatactgaaagtatattttaaaagtatacgtcaacttattttactttaacGGTGTATTTGCTCTGAGGGTTAATAGACAGATAGTTGATTAgttgaaatgtattaatgtaaatgataaaagaacattattttcaaatctCCACCAACATGAATACATCTGTGGTTGGGATGTTCCTATCATTTTCTATCTTTCTAGGTTCCGATACTCCGAGGACGACGTGGTGGCGTATGTTGTACAGATACTTCAGGGTCTGGACTACCTGCACAGCCGAAGAATCCTGCATCTGGATATCAAACCAGACAATATCATCGTCACTTACATGAATGTTGTTAAGATTATTGATTTTGGTAGTGCACAGACCTTCAATCCACTATTCCTGAAGCAGTTCTCCCCAGCCATTGGAACACTGGATTATATGTGTaagaccattttttttaaatgccacataacactttatttagttATGTGTTGTTTTCCTATGGTATTCCcttatcatttcatattttatttatgtattcattataaGTAATTGTGCATTTCTCCACGCTTACTAATGTGTTTTAATCTCTGCTGATTACCGAAAGCTCCTGAGATGTTGAAAGGAGATGTGGTGGGTCCACCGGCTGATATCTGGAGCATTGGCATATTGACTTATATCATGTGAGTGCTGCTTTGATTGTTGACTTTTAAATCTCGTGAAAGTGGGAGCATTTGTATTGTTACAATTTGTGTGCTCTCTTGGTATTCCAGAAGCTCTCTGGAGCTTCTGAGCTGTCAGTGACGGTGATTATGTTTGACATGAACGCTACTCTAGTGTTTAACTCAAAGCCTCTGTCATGCCGCACACCATTCAGGCTCAGCGGGAGACTGCCGTTTACAGAGAATGACCCTGCTGAGACAGAGGCCAGAATTCAGGCAGCCAAGTTTGACCTCAGTAAGCTCTACCAAAATGTGTCCCAAAGTGCCTCTCTGTTCCTCAAGAAGATCCTGTGCAGCTACCCTTGGTGAGTCAGACAGTGctttaacaaataatatttatccgGGCTATGTGGGTAAATCTCAAGATACCCATTTAATCTGAAATCAAAAGGAAGACATGTTATTTTGTGTAGTGAAAAGAAGTTTGTTTTAGATAATTAAATTGGCTTTGTATTATGtgactgtatattttttataatttaacaaatttacCTTCAGAGttctaataaacataatttgaaaaaaatcattatagtaatgcacaaaaataattttatttacatgttacATTACATATACAGAGTTGGACACTTATTATTttgctaatattaataataataattgtgttgctgtattatttcatactcattttaataataataataataataaaactgttatcACCAAACAGTAACATGTAACTACAGCTGAGGATCTAACTGGAATGAGACcatattgattttcttttttatgagtatgtaataacataataacaGAAATTTCATCcctttacaataaaaaacattctttaaataatatatatgtatatttgacccatatatatatatatatatatatatatatatatatatactccatCACTTGCCTTAATGTCATGCATGTCATATGTATAAtgccacaaaaatatatacttttttatttttacagccaaactgacaaaaacataattgtaattttttttaaatatttgtacatcATAGCAATCTTGgttgttctttttatataaacttatttcagaaaaattctAAAACATATCAAAATGTTGTCAGTTGACTCATTATCGTTTTATGATTTCTGGTTGCACCTCCTAGGATCTAAATAGAATCACCGCCGTCATTGATAAATATAGTACTTTCTAAACATTCTGTTGCTTTATCatctaattatattttcaaatgtattattcattcgTTATTTATTCTGCTTGTTGTAATGCTCGTGGCACCTTTGACATTGTAGTCATCTTGCATTCAGTGTGGGTCAGATCTGACTCATGTATTTGCGCACGGTGTGTTTCAGGGCCCGTCCTACAATCAAGGACTGCTTTAACAACTCCTGGCTGCAGGACGCTTATCTAATGAGACTGCGCAGACAGACTCTCACGTTCACCACCACACGCCTCAAGGAGTTCctggagcagcagcagcaggtcaGGGCCGAGGTGGCAACAAAGCACAAAGTCCTTCTACGTTCCTACCAGAGCGGCCCACAAACCCCATCCACCCCCTCAACACCCGGCACCCCTGCAGCGCCCATCTCTCAGTGAGCTCCAGAGAGATGAGAGACGGCTCTGGGGTTCTCCAGGAAtaaaggacagagagagacacagccTCAGGACATCCCAGCCCCTCTAAGCCTAGGGGGCCGGTTAacgtgtggtgtgtgtgtgtgttagcagaTCAAGCACAGGGgacgagaaaaaaaacacacacgctcacacaaaACCTCTCGTCCACAAGCGTAATGGATTTCAGTGCATTTACCTCCGTTAGCCAGCATGCACAGTGCAGTCGTGTCTTTGTCCAGGAAGATGTCCTCACTTTAAGCTCTCCCGTGCAACACTTTTTTTCGTACGACTTTTTGACGAACCTGTTTTAGCGAACGGTCAGGAACTTTGGACCCGTCGTGgttgagaagagtgactgtattTCATATACAAACATCAAGAAGAAAGCGATCTAGTTCATCCCTTGACGCAAAAAATGTCATGtcaatgtgtatttttttgtggtgtCTTCCAATTGTGAACCAGGGCCTTGAGATTTGTGGAAAATGGTGTAAA containing:
- the spegb gene encoding striated muscle preferentially expressed protein kinase isoform X3: MKKIWSKKRFQKTGHSNRTFGRFTHGVFGFIDNSEVFRSCRKQSYDSETTEDEAAEPQIPLEAKEGARGFQDEAQRVPAGERMMDVAPDASDRWATGETTVLEKEALALGSRAPGPQSARSPSEEVLRESPPQVLPPPSPKIGRSTASPLLSRSGSAPATPLAPRKKVVVPTEYQDTVPGEFEEKIKQPKSSGMSQSSAQDSRPQTPVSEYSRKELTPRPSPKLTRASSKIFEKVRVFEERRRSIDNPEGSISGRSWAGFNRASSIDSDEGGSRLGISRESSKEDLREALKADAAQRRTMFKQRAASLEDRPRYSQKVQDIENKFTEELQRIKKLVGKPHMKKSFSTEQLSTFHRSRQPVRKLEPIPPQVLQKLQDRERAQREQEMRDREQAKERSPPKSPSRRLKDQLEQQTLDKFESDRSVPTTKVVSMFGQQPSPPEAMSLSDLPGQRSPRLRGPSPSRDSPRRSPTVDVTSMAEERSRGRAESPSRNVLEMTLRKVEPRPASPLVKRVVRVQEVPQADDESMHRKTPIEVTLRKLERRPESPLVQGETVAIQECPVQGPTKPPRVSSSSSSEEKMELDVTPLPPATKLTIPKIIVEEEPMETDAEKTDKAVKSATAKEEKPQRSRGRGRRQRPMSPELESSDDSYVSAGEDPLEAPVFEFPLQDTVASTGTEVLLKCIISGTPLPEVTWKRDNIVIKNSPTHVVKVEGERHSLLIKWTKPSDAGTYTVTAINEVGEMSSSATLFIKSEPSQDQRGNLGVPMDVSSPITSDEEYLSPLEEGMDFSSYRGPEPRRIVDTRFKEPPSFLVVIGDQTVIEGQEVTMSVRVSGQPKPMLYWLRDRVTIKTGERHLVHETEEGSFEMIIKSAQKSDCGVYTCKIINEYGTKQCEGKLEVKARPIEPGLAIIRPVRDVMVKAGETALFECQVIGPQDTDVDWLSDGKLIQPALLNCKMHFDGKRCRLLLNSVHEDDSGTYTCKLSTAKEELTSSAKLKVVASIDPLFTRKLDVLEVIEGRNARFDCKVSGTPPPRVIWSHFDHPLEESEDIRILKEGGRHSLIISHVSNEDEGLYTVVARNSHGEAECAAELYVQEPRPAISSQIAKLEKMPSIPEEPEVPENEVERFTMPDFVKPLYDLDVVEGREAVLRCKVAGLPYPAIIWFHNGKRIDSTEDRKMTQFRDVHSLVIRSVCHAHGGVYKCVISNKVGKATCYAHLYVTDILPDPPDGAPVIESITGKTITLSWKKPRRLDPSIDPSSLMYAVQQQALGSIQWTIIASCLKQTIYTITNLSKGVRYAFRVLSITSKAFSKPSPATEPVQLLDRGPYLQEAPVIIDKPDIVYMVEKQPLSITVTLNHVNASVTWKRGAVTLSNRPGLFELSMPDDDQHTLKLCKVKSSDVGQLTCIASNKDGSDSCTLILEMAVAPTFETIMEDLDVNVGETPRFAVVVEGKPVPDILWYKGDTLLSESSHFTFVYDDNECSLVVLNTQADDSGVYTCTAKNLAGSVSCKAELTVHIAKKYKDDPMEDEASILRKMRRLTDYYDVHKEIGRGAFSYIKRVIQKAGKIEYAAKFISARAKRKASALRELNILSHLDHERILYFHDAFEKKNAVIIITELCHEEVLERLTKKSTVMESEIRSSVRQLLEGISYLHQHDILHLDIKPDNILMADPSSDQIRICDFGNAVKFTPDEAQYCKYGTPEFVAPEIVNQTPVSKATDIWPVGVLTYLCLTGVSPFAGENDRSSVLNIRNYNVAFEESMFTDLCHEAKGFVIKLLVADRLRPDANECLRHPWFKTLNKGKNISTESLKKFMSRRKWQRSLISYKSKMVMRSVPELLDDSSSHISIAVPRHLKQGSPPPSSSSDSDEDIDELPFIPMPMNMEFSGSRMSLTEIVGDDEMTGRLNGNSERSASSHQKSEPMEVEMSEKESGDAAARGRARKRSTQDDEKGSSDEEPAELAKRAEHAKRPMRRGSSMESDEPEGARRRGELRRGSSADSALQLHIKPEEGTEESSTDGSRVLQKSVSMELPRRSPSPGAAKLSQEDYALKLELMRQRLLRGGSVDNKMSGLRGPLLETLGMGDEKRFVRGSRLSNPPLVRAASSESPRDDIPKTKILRKSASFSQGDSEPMPLHRRMGAPLEIPLAQIEERRLQEAVSMSALTEPVKDSRPITPKIHTPEPERREKEKNEEKESVVYKDHKSTEVIVVPKTHADESKSVDQKSWETDAQEKVQSKLEEPSEKSQKVDEIKLKASVVEETIEEEEEREDKEPEKEVEPPAPEIEVKEFEDEVKASPRSPEVTITTSSIMVTPTAAPAPSPQSVVSTYVTPSLPARTVLPDGRVSAYASIMQTIMVPSSQPDPIPVPSPTPTPTTSPPSVPVYAPISRHISEPTLVSTSSSKPDLHQTTEHPAVFSRVASTEHPPKEPSPPKTPTRASPKREPSPGSNIQDLASEEVFEARFKKRESSLTRSLKRFSFQKTEEKPSTIAPETAEEMYRPGPIGAPLQFVPRRLEEKSKSVQDLREAEKDPGFMRRLSMRLKRTPSVERQEEKLKEEEASAPRRRLSWALGRRGSQEKKEIEMVRLDGGPEPPPEPESKAPSESPILAMRKKIGSTMASLSTRIRSHSEDRKDDNEIKMEKRTPIFTKLRRSTSEGGSLKRMGVPQNQLAAQSGKGTSSESLDSMSSIQSESAIKSAEIERRSRWDRWGLMRGKRDKTVSQPDIPASIARENGSLRSRQYTPLTSDFPPVFHIKLRDHVLLEGDPVTLSCLPAGSPHPRISWMKDKKPLEIDPRMNMISCPDGRQLLMIMKTTKKDAGLYECVASNAMASVTSSCIVSLARLPNSPGTPEVPQKYKNTALVVWRPSDTTAPCTYSLERKTEGETNWLIVATGVADCYYNVTDLPTGAAYRFRVACVNKAGQGPYSSLSEKIILDSTVFSTAPQKSSGTVVVKTLSSAPAPAPSVVTSSMTLPAMKPAAVKQAAAPTATSAPSTVQPVKPVSPPAAPASTTTPSPAALSPSHRIVPDIRTPSPTAPTTAKAKTTLNITMAKPSPASPAAQAPPAKPSPPVILPKPQTPVNVVSPPSQTPPVSPPPLVSPPPSIGKPISSVPMYVPTTTTTTAHVTPVTPNTPSPSLSPPVVLVTSLSPVGEGTGTPNRTTPSGRATPSGRITPTGRRTPIGKPGDSTLRQGVPQKPYTFMDEKARGRFGVIRECRENATGNLYMAKIVPYEPESKQAVLQEYDILKSLHHEKVMALHEAYVTPRYLVLISECCSGKELLYSLIDRFRYSEDDVVAYVVQILQGLDYLHSRRILHLDIKPDNIIVTYMNVVKIIDFGSAQTFNPLFLKQFSPAIGTLDYMSPEMLKGDVVGPPADIWSIGILTYIMLSGRLPFTENDPAETEARIQAAKFDLSKLYQNVSQSASLFLKKILCSYPWARPTIKDCFNNSWLQDAYLMRLRRQTLTFTTTRLKEFLEQQQQVRAEVATKHKVLLRSYQSGPQTPSTPSTPGTPAAPISQ